In the Geobacter sp. FeAm09 genome, one interval contains:
- a CDS encoding cohesin domain-containing protein, with the protein MDVRGNGNRAGKWFQVVVVLGMAVMLWGCGNGGDTASSTVSSTPQSNTVVSKGAFVSLAPSGDGGLVIQGNNMTGVAGIALTITYDSSVLAAPTITQGGLVAGAVMASNTLYPGTIKLAIVSNTALSGNGEIAAVSFATVAGAGNASLASVELIDSTGAPMP; encoded by the coding sequence ATGGACGTGAGAGGTAACGGCAACAGGGCGGGAAAATGGTTTCAGGTCGTGGTGGTGCTGGGCATGGCGGTGATGCTGTGGGGGTGCGGAAACGGCGGGGATACGGCGTCATCGACCGTGAGCAGCACCCCCCAATCCAACACCGTCGTCAGCAAGGGCGCATTCGTATCCCTTGCCCCATCCGGCGACGGCGGGCTGGTCATCCAGGGCAACAACATGACCGGGGTTGCCGGCATAGCCCTGACCATCACCTACGACAGTTCGGTGCTGGCGGCGCCCACCATCACCCAGGGAGGGCTCGTTGCGGGAGCGGTCATGGCGTCCAATACGCTCTACCCCGGGACCATAAAGCTGGCCATCGTCAGCAATACGGCATTATCGGGCAACGGCGAGATCGCCGCCGTCTCCTTTGCAACGGTCGCCGGGGCGGGAAACGCCTCCCTGGCCTCGGTCGAGTTGATCGACAGCACCGGCGCGCCCATGCCCTGA